In Yamadazyma tenuis chromosome 7, complete sequence, the sequence CGCCGTTTGGATTCTATGGCACCAGCCCACTTCCTCCTCCAGGAAGTGGACCAGGAGTTCCTATGGCACatcttgatgaagatgctCCGTCAAGTGACTCGGCGTCTCTTGGAGCCTCTGGTCCTTCGAGTCCTGGCATGTTTGCACAAGGCCCTGCCCAAGGTCAACTCACACAAGCTCCACCAATGGGAATGCCCATCAACGGGTTTAATTCTCCCATGATGGGACCTCCACGAACCCCAATTCTCAACAACCAACACGGGCAACCGTACAACGATCCTACCAACACCACGGTTTTTGTGGGTGGACTTTCACTGGAGGTTTCTGAGCAAACGTTGTTTGCACTCTTCCAGCCATTCGGCGTGGTAcaacaaatcaaaatcCCTCCCGGTAAGAACTGTGGGTTCGTCAAATACAGTACCAGAGAAGAAGCCGAAGACGCCATTGCGTCCATGCAAGGATACATTATTGGTGGGAACCGAGTAAGATTGAGTTGGGGCCGCGTAAGTGTTAACAATAAGAAgttccaacaccaacaacagcaaGTTGCCCAAGCGGCCCAAATGcaagctgctgctgccTTGTCTATGGGATACGATCCTGCCAGTGCCATTGCGGCCGCTGCGgccgctgctgctgctggagGATATCCTCATCCTCCACCGCCAGGAATACCACCGGGAGCACCTCCCGCTCCCCCTGGTATGCCACCTCATGTGATACCTCACCATCAAATGCCTCCTCGGCCAATGGGAATGCCTCTTGTTCCAGGTGCTTCTCCAGGAGTGGTTCACTCGCCTCATCAAATGTTTCCTCCAGCATTTCAATTGGCATCTCCACCGGGACCAGAAGAGTATCCAGATGACAACGAGCTGAGCTATGACCAACCACAGGAGTATAATATCATCCAGGCAATGGAGTCGGTTACCTTGAAGGATGATGAGAAGACTCAAACAAAGTAGTACTATAGAGAATGCACATCTACAGAAAAGCTAAACTACTAGTAGAACACCAGCTACTACGGTCGATGAGAGATTTGGACTATGCATAAGTTGGGCTCATACATAGGCAATATCTCATTGGTGGCGTTTTTCATCGGTCACACCCTACGATTATTAATCTCAATAGTCTCATATATTTAAACATAAACCCAAACCAAATACATACCCAGTATCTCTAGGATCTTTCACCTCTCAATCTTCTGGCCAATTGGATATCCTTCTTTTGGATGGTAACTCTCTTGGCATGAATGGCACACAAGTTGgtgtcttcaaacaaagaaaccaagtaAGCTTCAACAGCTTCTTGCAAAGCACCAATGGCAGATGATTGGAATCTTAAGTCAGACTTGAAATCTTGGGCGATTTCTCTAACCAATCTTTGGAATGGCAACTTTCTGATCAAAAGTTCAGTAGACTTTTGGAATCTTCTGATTTCTCTCAAGGCCACGGTACCTGGCTTATATCTGTGAGGCTTCTTAACACCTCCACTGACTGGGGCAGACTTTCTGGCTGCCTTGGAAGCCAACTGCTTTCTTGGAGCCTTACCACCGGTAGACTTTCTTGCTGTTTGTTTAGTTCTAGCCATatttattgaagaacaaaaatgTGCAAATTATTTTCGATCAGGGGGCGAGCCAAGTGTCTTATATGAAAAAATCACCTCCTGAAAGGTGGCCACAAATGAGTGATTGCGAAAGCGGGTATTTCAACCAATGAGCATTGAGGGTACCGCTTTGTGTCATTTGCTTTTGTGTGGGCTGCGACTGCTCACGCCAAACTTTGGGCTAACAAAAGTGCGCCAGCAAACACATGGCGAAGTCAGTCGTCATACGTATGAGTGCGCGCACCGGAATTTACTGGGGCCGAAAAAGTTTTTGGCGGTGCGGAGCGAGAAAGGGTTGAGGGGTGGTAGGCGAAGTAGAGCGTTGGTAAACGGGCATGTTTGATTGTGTATGTGTACTTTGTGTTATATAGAGTGTGGAGACGTCACTGCCTTTTTCGggggtgtttttgaagagTTTCTCGTCTTTTGGTAATATTAGTCTAAAACTGGTGGAATTTGTgaattttgcagcaatattattgatcaaagaactGTATGGATATATATATTGGTATAAGGATGAGAAGCAAGTAGCCAAGTAGATGAAAGTACAACGAGGgaagtttttcaaacatCACCGAAataagtttttgaaggtaAAAACACCCTGATAGGAAGAGATCgtacaacttggaagaacttgattaTAAGAACGATTCATTCCAAACTCATTAAGCTAGACTTAAGTCCCGAGAACTTCCATGCTGGATATCTGGACCAGTTAGCACAGTGATGGCCAAATAATTTCTTTCACCGAATGACGGTATAGTATTCCCTTTAGTATCTGCAGAATGACTTCAACCTCATAGAAACCCTTGTCCTTGTACACATAGCCATACTATCCATCGccaactcatcttcttggtcCTATCTCGACTACAACCTCTCCGataaatataaatatattaTGAATCTATCATTACATATGCAAACATGCTCCCCTAACTTCTGTACCACAATCTCGTGATGGAggtcttcatcatcttcttttgtAACTGAAATACCCCATACATCAATGCTTCGGCAGTTGGAGGACAGCCTGGAACATACACATCGACAGGAATGATTCTGTCACAACCTCTCACCACTGAGTAGGAATAATGGTAATACCCACCTCCATTAGCACAGGATCCCATAGAAATTACCCATCTTGGTTCTGGCATTTGATCGTAAACTTGTCTTAAAGCTGGAGCCATTTTATTGGTGACGGTTCCAGCAACAATCATAATATCACTCTGTCTTGGAGAGGCTCTGAAAATAATCCCCAATCTATCTTGATCATATCTGGGGGTAGAAACGTGCATCATTTCCACAGCACAACAGGCCAACCCGAACGTCACCGGCCAGAAAGACGACTTTCTAGCCCAGTTGGCAATGGTGTCCAATGATGTTAATGCATAATCTACTGGGGCAGAAGCAGCCTTTTGAGACATCAAAGGAAAGTCTGTAGGCATAGTCTTGGGAGTCAAATCCTTGGAGCTGATGGTTCTAGAAGCACCGGCCGCTATGAGAGCCATGTTTGGACGTCTAGCGAGTCCGACTGCTCTTCTGTTGATCAGACTAAACATTGCTTTCAAGAGGATTGGATAGTTTTGGTatatatttttttttgctAGAGGTGCGCATTAAGAATCAGCATTAATTTGACGGTGGTGATTGGGTAGACAGATGCGGTATGCACACGCCCGATCTTGCTTTCCACACTTGGGCATCATCAATAGGATAAACGTAATAATTGTTTAGAGAAGCGAGTAGGGGGTCAATATATGACAAGGATGGCAGTGGACAAGAAATGGCTTCTCAGGGGGAAATATGTATCGGATTTTCACCATTGTATTGCAGCCAATGGACTCATGCATTCAATATCAAGCACATTCTGGCGCATCACATCTCTTTAGCAGCATCCCTGACACCACCTAGACTCTCTACCATACTGTGAATTATGTATTTTCTATGAACAGTTCAGAATCGATACTATTAAAGATGCACCCACACCAAAGGGTTCACTGGATCACGTCGTCCAAGTACTCCCGGATCCGGCCAAGAGTGTCTTCTCGTACGTTTCCCGGGACCATTTGTTCGGCCTTGGGCTTAATGAAACTCAAAAGCTGCTCGAAATTCGAGCTATCGTTATTCTGTAACTCGTTCAATGCCATTTGACTGATCTTGTCATACCAGCCACTTTCGTACAACTGCAACTTCAACTGcttattgattttgtcaTAATTTCCCGATGAAATTAGGTGATCCTGGATCTTAGATTTGATCTGCTCGAGCTCTTGGTCCTGCTGGGTCATGTTTGAAAAAGGAAAAAGTGCGACAACGGTTGATACCTGATAACGGTTGATAATTTGACAACAGCTGATACTTGGGATATTAGGCCACCGAACAGCACTCAACTAACCAATCGAATGAGGTCAACTGAATGATTACTGGTAAAATCAAGATGATGTTGACAAACAAAAGTTCCCAGGCCGCGACTCTCAAGTCAATCCGAAATATCTCCAGAATGACCAAACCTTCACCATACAAGGCTCAACTAGTTTCGGTGGAAGACATTCTGCAAGGCAAATGGATTCAAACTCGTCAGATCAACTATAAGGACCCAAATGGTCAGGACCGAGTCTGGGAAATGGCGGTAAGAACCACCAGAACtgaaaccacaaacaccgaCGCTGTATCAATATTAGCACTTTTAaagcatccacaaaaacctACAGAGATCGTGTTCACCAAGCAGTTCCGCCCTCCAACCGGTAAGGTTGTGATTGAGTTGCCTGCCGGGCTCATTGACCCGAAAGAATCGGTCGAGTCTACTGCCATTAGagagttgattgaagaaactggtTACCATGGTAAAGTGTTGAGTCTGACGCTTGACCAGGTGGAATTGTTCAGTGATCCAGGTTTAACTAACGCCAACATGGCGTTCACCACAATGGAAGTGGATTTGACTCAACCAGAGAATATCAATCCCCAACCCGAATTGGAGCCTGGAGAGTTTATTGAGACTTTTACTCTTCCATTGACGAACTTATTAGATGAACTACTTGATGTTTGCAAGAAAGAAGGATGTGTTATAGACGCCAGATTATACCACTATGCGGCAGGATTAAAGATGGCACTGATGACCCTGTAAATTTTGTGGTTCAGGATGGTAAAGACGTCTTTCTACACAGACATCACCGGCAACCACACTGGTATCATATAAGTTTATATCATGCATGACGTACGTACCAATAAAGTATTGCTGGATTATTGCCTCTCCAGTATCTCACAAGATCTCTTATCACCCAACATTTTCGCGATATTTGTGGAGTCAAATAACATCCCACCAACCTCTACCATGAGCGAACAACCAGAAATTTGCAGTCTATGTCTTGGTGGAGACACCGACGTACCTCCCTTCGGGTCCTTAGACGATGCTCGTGACTTGATTCATCCTTGTTCCACCTGTTCAATTGTGGTTCACAGAAAGTGCTTACTCGACTGGTTCAACGCTTCGCCATCTGATAAGTTGCGTATATTTGAACCCACATCTTTAGAAGACCTGACGCATGAGTTGGTTTCGACGCTGAACGTAAGACCTGGTCCCGTTCacaatgacttggaaattGGCCATCCTAGTGACACTACAGATATTCGGATCAATCTTTCTACAAACAATCTTAACAACTGGGTGACAAGTTTGATGAACCCTTCAAATCCACTTTTACCCGCCAACCGCCGCTCAACCGTATTCATTCTTGCTCCTTGCCCCCAATGCAAAAACGAAATTGTTTTCAGTATGAAGAGATCTCCAGTTTTGACCTTCAATACCGGGGTAAGATCAATGCTTTCCAAGGGGCTACAGTATTCGGGACTCTTTTTGGGGGTTACATCTGCCGTCACCGGGGTGGTGTCGATGGGATACATTGCACTCACGTCATGCggattgaagatgatgaacGGGATTGTTCCGGAACCAATTCTTGTGAAGATGCTCACTAAGAACGCTGCTAGCCAAAGTTCACTTTCGATGCTCTCTTCGCTTTTGGttaacaccaccaacaataccaacaacTACGGACTCGACAACTTGGAGACGGCCTTGTCCCGGGGATTGATAGACCCATTCAAGTTTTCTCGGATTCCTATTCTCCCCATTATATTATACAGAATGAGACAATCTTCGTTTGTGCAATGTGTTTTCCAGAATTTTCATAAAGAGGTCAAGTTGAGCAATTGGTTTGCCGAGTTCATGATCAGTGGATACATATCCTCGTTGGGAAATCATCAGCTCGCTCGAATTGTCTACCAGAATGTATTGAATAACGTCTCAAGCGTTATCAGAAATCCGTTGACGTTCTACAAGTATTTGAATGTGTTCAAAGGGGTTGACTTTTGGAACACAAATAACATGATTTCCATGCTTATACCCGCAAGAATTCTCTACGACTTATTATTCCGGGTCACCTTGAACCAATTGCACTTTGATATTGCCATGAAGGTGAGGCCTCGCACCATTGCCAACAACATGCCAGAGCATGAGTTTGACGAGTTTGAactcttgaacaacaaacTCAACAACATCAGGATCCTTCTTAAAGACTACACCACCCCCAAGAAAGACGAAGACAGTCTTTCTCAGTGGATAAATAGCAAGGTTAATGTGCTTAAGACACTTTTCAAGGATGGATTGATCCTCAAATATATTCGGTTGAAAGTATATTTGCTGATGCTTAAAGCGAAGGCTTGCCTCAAGGATGACTACTCCGAGACGTTCTCGTACCGTTCTTTCACACTTCGGTGTCTTACCACGGTGGCATGGCCCTTTGTATCCTCAAAGTTGGGGCTGTTTGTCAATGCGGTGATCTCCAAAGGGATCAACTCCCGTGTTCCTCAGGAAAACGTAATGTTTCTCAGTAACCTCATTGCATTggtattggtggttttggctAAGGACATTGTCAACGTTTATATCACcaaccagaagaagaaccaattggccaaattgaGCGTGATAAACTTCGACCTGAATGCGGACTTGGAGGTGGTTTTTGGGTCTCAGACAGACCTAGCTACAGAGATCCAGGATATAAATCGTGAACTAGAGGAATTCACCACTACTTCTTTCCCCGGTGGCTTTGAAATAGATATGTACTGATAAGAGCCAGGGAGTCGTGGCCCAACCACAAGGGTCCCTCAACTTGTGTAGACAGTAGGAATATAAATGGTCAGTTTTCCCGCGCGGTTGAATAAATTACATCACCAGCACAATTCACCATCCTCCACCAACAGACCAAAGTAGGTTCAAATGAAACGCATAAAGGCTGATAAATCGATTGGCACCACGGGAATATACCCGCCCCCTTCCTCCGAATATATCGATGTCTCACTAGTCTGAACATGCCCTTCTATTTGCGTTCGCCTACTTACTTAATCTCAACGTCTACTGTTCTTCCTTCAGTCTCAGCCTTCTTCTCAGCGATAATGTCGGCCTATCCAGGTCGGCCTATCTTTGTGTGTAATGTCGCTTCCTCCTCCTTGTCCATGGTATCTTACCTGTTGAACAGCATAAACATCTTTGCACCTTGAAATCTCCTATCTATCCCAAGAAAACGCCTTCATAGGACTCCAAGTAGTCCAGAGTTGCGTGCCATGATTTCTATTCCAAATGAGCCCACTTACTTCATGAACACTATGTGATCTGGTCCGCTGCTCTGCTCTTTTGGCTCGGGTGTTAAAGTTTATTAGCCGTTTCCTTATTTTGGTCTGATGGTTGAGTGTGTGTATTGTGTGTAGACTTACTAACCAAATTTATTTTTAGCTTCTGGACTGGAAATTTGTGACCTGGAAATTTCGCGCGCACTAAATTTTATCCACGTTTAAGCTTTCTCTCCAATGCAAGTTAAGCTCCACAGATTGTTTGTACAACACAAGTTAAAGGTGCTTGCAGCTATACTTGGTGTCTTGGTATGTTTGCAATTGCTCACCAATCGTAATGTGGTCATTGAGAAAACCATAAACACCGGTGACCAGAAGGGACCTCTGAAAGATCCGCTAGAGTTCGGCCAGATCACCCCATCACAACCCGCCCCTGAAGACCATGTTCCTGGCGGCATTCAAGAGGACATCATGAAGGTGGCTGCCGAAGATCCCGTGAAGGGTTCACCTGAGTATGACGATTCTTCTGTGCCAACAAACAATCTCCCAAAGAAGGTCCTTGAGTCTTTAAGGGATTTCACCCTATTTTTCAACGGCGTAGAAGATTATGCTATCAAATCTCCTTCGATTAAAGACAAGTACAAAAAGGAAAGAGCACGGGAGATTTTCGCCTCTAATAAAgattttctcttctctaaggaatacttggaaaatgtGTTGGACATTCCTCAGtcaacttttgaagaattgaaaagGTCTCATACCAACTATGTGGAAAAACACATGAACAAACTTCTTTATAAGTATAAGCTATCAACGTTTGGAAATTTATTGGAAACGGATCCTGAATGGAACTCGTACAAGGATACCAAAGGTTACGTTTTAATAGGAGGCGGGCAATACAGTTGGCTTTCCTACTTGGTTATCAAACAAATTAGGGCCACTGGATCGACTCTTCCCATTGAGTTGTTTTTTGCATCACGTGAAGAATACGAAAAGGAGTTCTGTGAAGACTTGTTACCTGGTTACAAGGTTAGGTGTAACGTATTTGCCGATGAACTCTCGACCGATTTGAAAGAGCGGTTTGATCTTGGTGGGTATCAATATAAGATGTTGGCTATTTTGAGCTCCCAATTTGAGAATGTCATATACTTGGATTCTGATAACTTTCCTGTGAGAAACCCAGAAGGTATACTAGAATCttccttgttcaaggaAACAGGGTTAATTCTTTGGCCCGATGCCTGGGCCAGAACCACTAATCCTAAGTTCTATGACATTGCTGGAGTTGATgtgaaggaaaagaaaaccACCCATAATAATTATGACAAGGCTCATGGAGAGAAACCTCTTGGCGAGTGCACCTTTGCTGATTCGTGGTACCATACTTTTGAAGGCACTCTTCCAGATCCAACCTCTGAAACTgggatgatgatgatcaATAAGACTAAGCAAGTAAGAACATTACTTTTGAGTTTGTACTATAACTTGTTTGGACCTCACTTTTATTACCCTTTGATGACTCAAGGATCAGCAGGTGAAGGTGATAAAGAAACCTTTATTGCAGCTGCTCATGTTTTGGGAGAACCGTACTTCCAAACTGCCAAACCGTTCTTGTGGGTTGGATATATGAGGGAAGATGCCCAGAAGTTTGCGTCCAAAGCTTTAGGTCACTACGATCCCGTGCAAAGTCAACAAGACCCCGACGGCGACCTTGACTTTATGTTTATGCATTTATCGTACCCCAAGTTCTATCCAAATTGGCTTGTGGATAACCATGACTTGGTATACGCAGAGCTGGGCAAACACATCAGAATGTACAGTGACATTTATTCCAATGCCGGCTACGACTTTGACTTGAGAGTATTGCAGTTCTTTACGCAAGGATTGTGTGAAGCCTACTACGATGAAAAAGGAGTATCCGTATTTGGAGataatttgaagaaaaacaccGAGTATATGGGGAACTACCTTGCGTATGTTAAGAACGACCCCGAAATTGAAGCCAAAAGGTGCAGAGAAGTATTTATTCCTCATTTGAAATGGTTGAAAGAAACCACCCAATTCCCCCACCTGGTGGTCCAACCGCATGGAGAGTGGTAGTTTAGCTCTAGATAAGCATGTTATAGATTTGataagaacttgatgtaTATGAGTCAGCTTCCCAAAACGGGTGTGGATCTAAATTCCGCAGGAGTCGCAAATTACGAAATGTAAAATAGTATTATTGACTCCAACTTATATACCATTGCCATTCATGTCATCCATAGTAAAAGCTCCATTGGCCAAATCTTTAAAGATCGCCCTTATCCAAATATCTGCTGGAAGCGATAAAGCTGCTAACTTGACAAAAGTGAAAAAGTTTATTGCCAATGCCGTTAAGGAGTCAAAGATAGGAAAGTTAGATTTGATCATGTTACCAGAATGTTTCAATTCTCCTTACGCAGTTGACCAATTCGCCAATTACGCCGAAGTCATCCCATCGGGTGAAACCACCAGTTTCTTGTCAGGTTTGGCCAAGGAACACAAAGTGTTTTTGATTGGAGGTTCTATCCCTGAATTGGATGAAGCTGAAAGTAAAGTGTACAATACTTCATTGAcattttctccaactggtgAGCTCATTGCTAAACACAGAAAGGCACACTTGTTTGACATTGACATCCCTGGAGGAATtactttcaaagaactgGTGAGTTTGACGGGAGGAGATAAAGCCACTGTTTTGAAGTTaggagattttggaaaCATTGGTATTGGAATTTGCTATGATATTAGATTCCCTGAATTGGCGACAATTGCCACCAGGTCCCCTTACAATTCGTTTGGAATGTTTTATCCCGGTgctttcaacaccaccactggtCCAATGCATTGGCATTTATTGGCCAGGTCCAGATCTGTTGACAACCAGATTTTCACCGTCTTGTGTAGTCCCGCTAGAGATGTCGAAGGAGGTGGATACCAAGCGTATGGCCACTCTTTGGTTGTGGATCCAGCTGGGAACATTATCAGTGAAGCGggtgaaggtgaagaaatcatATACGCAGAGCTTGATCCCTCTTTATTACCAAAAGTCAGAGAAGCTATTCCGGTTCATTTCCAACGTAGATTCGACATTTACCCTGACTACGTTAGTGATGAATCGATCAAGGTTGGCGACAAGTAGGTTAGTGGGAATACTACATGGATTTATAGAGTGAATATTCTAATGAACTGCCTATCTCCTAATCTTCGTGTTTAACCACAAAGTCCACCACCGTATCTACAAAGTCTTTGGGGTTTTCACTGATAACCCAATGGCCTGCCTTAACATCTCTGATTTCGAAATTAGGAAAAAACCGGCCAATATCTGGAATATATTCATCTGGAACGTAGTCAGACTCGGTACCTCTGATGAACAAAGCAGGCCCTTTTGTCCACCGGCAAACACTAGGGTCATACGGCCAACTAGCAATGAGTCCAGCATGCAACGcatcattgatgatatccaATGGAACCTTACTGGTAATAACATCGTCTTTCTTCCCTCTGTTCATGTTTGTCAATAAAAACTGTCTTATGTACTGGTTGGGTTCAACTTTGGCCAATTCCTTGTCCACATCTTTAATGTTTGTAAACTTATAATTCTCGGTGGCTCTTTTGAAAGCACCGATGTACTTGACAAATGTTGAGCTTGTGGAGCTGAATGCAACTGGTGCATTATCCACCGATATTAACATTTTGAGAAGATCGGGTCTTCTCAATGCCAATGCCATGGCAGTCTTCCCTCCCATTGAATGACCTATCACCACTGGTTTCTCGAggtttttgttttcaatgaacCGCTCCACATCGGCAGCTAGGCTCGGATAATCTAACCTTTTGATATGGGGAGACCGGCCGAAGTTCCTCAAGTCCGGAGAATAAACATCACGCTTCAACTTAGATGCCAAAATCTTGCCAGCAGTTCGGTGGTTTACTCCAGAACCAAAAATCCCGTGCAAAATGATCAATGGACTGTTGGAGGTCTTCGTTTCTGCCTCGTACAAATCGTAGGCTAAATCTACCGTTTCAATGTTCGGGTCAAGTGCATCTCCCAAGTAGTCGGCAGAATTGCTTGCATAAGAGGAAGGTGTTCCATCGTAGTGTAAGAAGCGTCCAAAGCCTCGGGTGATGGTCCTAGATGCTATGACGTTGGCTTGGAAGCGCATTGAGGTACTCAGTGATTTTCAGTGCGATTAAGTTTTGCGCAGCTCTGATTTAGGTTGAGATAACGCTTGCTGAGACTGACAGAAATATAAGGTAAACCTCGGCTTGAAACAGAAGCAAAACAAGGAGAATTTTGGATATGATGTCAAGGTTACTTATACTTACTCAGTGCGGTATTGATAAGGTCACTTTCTTTTCAAGTCTAGCCCTTCGTAATAACCTGTAGTATGGTCAAGTAATGAAGTCAAAATATTAGTGAACTACGTTCATTATCGAGCGGAGGCTCTTGTAAGGGTTCTGCACTCACCATTGTATCATGGCCCAGGTTTGACATGTGGCCATTATTATGAACACTTTTGCAACAATATTTCCGTGGTGCATACGTCCGGATCCAGAGCAATTATCTTATGGTATGCAACCGATTGCACTAAGTATAGAATGTGGCATTCGGAAAGTTAATTTGAAGGGAGCCACTAAGAACGCAAAATAAACCCTGATGTAATGAAATTACATGTTGTGACACAAGTTACATCAAGTCAGCCTCCATATCTGGAATTTGCTGTCTTTCAAAGCATACAATATGTCTTCTGTTTGGTATAAAAGGTGCAGAATTTCCTTAGCTTTGTCCAACAAGCCAGGAAAATGACTACAGTACAAACTTATACACAAACTGCACCCGTCTTTAAGACTGTTAACACATCGGTTGCAAATAAAAAGGTGAAATTCAACGATGGAAATCAATTTCCAATTGTTGGTTTGGGAACATGGAAAGCTAAAGACGAAGATGTTTACTACTCCGTCAAAAATGCCTTGGATTCTGGCTACAGGCATATTGACACCGCCGCTGCCTATGGAAATGAAGAACAAATAGGTAAAGCCATTAAGGATTCAGGAATCCCCAGAAAAGAACTCTATATAACCACCAAATTGTGGTCTAATCGTCACCATGATCCAGTTGGGGCCATTAAAGAGTCACTAGACAAGTTGCAATTAGACTATGTCGACTTGTACCTCTTACATTGGCCTGTGTTTTTGAACCCCCAAGGAACACCTGCCAGAGTTCCTTTATTACCAAATGGACAAAGAGACATTGTTTTAGACTGGTCTTTTGTGAAGACATACAGCTTAATGCATGATGTTCATGATTTGGGATTGGCAAAGTCTATCGGAGTTTCTAATTTTTCCGTGAAGAACATGAAGATATTATTGGCAGCACCTGAAACTAAGATTACCCCAGTGGTAAATCAAGTGGAGTTGCACCCACACTTACCACAGTTTGCTTTGGGAGAATTATGTGCCCAACACGGTATCAAGCTCCAGGCCTATTCTCCATTAGGATCAAATGGAAGTCCCGTGTTAAAGGACGAGACTTTATTGACCATTGCAGAAAAGTATGGGGTTTCTCCTGCAACTGTGGTTTTCAGTTGGATGTGCAGAAGGGATGTCATCTACTTGCCCAAGTCGCTTAACAAGCATAGATTAGCTCTGAATTTAAAGAGTGTTGACTTGAGTGACGAGGATGTCGATGCGATCAATCGTATCCATAAAACCTTCTCTAAGAGGTACAATGATCAAGATTGGTCTCCTATGAAgccatttgaagaagatgagtaAAGAGTGATTTTGGGATCAGTGCAGGCTGTAGATTATTGATAGGCGTTTTTAGTAAATACACTAGTGGCCTTTTGACTAGGATTAGGTTTTGGTTTAGCAAGGAA encodes:
- the NGR1 gene encoding Rrm (EggNog:ENOG503NXX8; COG:A); the protein is MSYPPSKEDVSLKLPVNLTTTTNTASQQHQQEQELLANFAIPNPPITSATPSNETSAPKEGGSVSDDNVSVSSPHGTPRTLWMGDLDPWLDELGIEHLWWQILRKKVSIKLIRPKIPKQDMGYNMYSGGLSHSGYCFIEFETFEDAKYALSLNGQLLPDVAIPSQTQFPNNPDNQKKYFRLNWASGATLSAPIVQSPEYSLFVGDLSASTTEAHLLAFFQKSFPRSVKTVRVMTDPVNGKSRCFGFVRFTDESERQRALHEMNGVWFGGRPLRVALATPRYNKKSFDKPPPQEMMYMTPFGFYGTSPLPPPGSGPGVPMAHLDEDAPSSDSASLGASGPSSPGMFAQGPAQGQLTQAPPMGMPINGFNSPMMGPPRTPILNNQHGQPYNDPTNTTVFVGGLSSEVSEQTLFALFQPFGVVQQIKIPPGKNCGFVKYSTREEAEDAIASMQGYIIGGNRVRLSWGRVSVNNKKFQHQQQQVAQAAQMQAAAALSMGYDPASAIAAAAAAAAAGGYPHPPPPGIPPGAPPAPPGMPPHVIPHHQMPPRPMGMPLVPGASPGVVHSPHQMFPPAFQLASPPGPEEYPDDNESSYDQPQEYNIIQAMESVTLKDDEKTQTK
- the HHT3 gene encoding histone H3 h3.3 (EggNog:ENOG503P1RT; COG:B): MARTKQTARKSTGGKAPRKQLASKAARKSAPVSGGVKKPHRYKPGTVALREIRRFQKSTELLIRKLPFQRLVREIAQDFKSDLRFQSSAIGALQEAVEAYLVSLFEDTNLCAIHAKRVTIQKKDIQLARRLRGERS
- the NdufS7 gene encoding ndufs7 ubiquinone oxidoreductase subunit (COG:C; EggNog:ENOG503NVKG), with product MALIAAGASRTISSKDLTPKTMPTDFPLMSQKAASAPVDYALTSLDTIANWARKSSFWPVTFGLACCAVEMMHVSTPRYDQDRLGIIFRASPRQSDIMIVAGTVTNKMAPALRQVYDQMPEPRWVISMGSCANGGGYYHYSYSVVRGCDRIIPVDVYVPGCPPTAEALMYGVFQLQKKMMKTSITRLWYRS
- the SUS1 gene encoding SAGA histone acetylase and TREX-2 complexes component (EggNog:ENOG503P74M; COG:K); the encoded protein is MTQQDQELEQIKSKIQDHLISSGNYDKINKQLKLQLYESGWYDKISQMALNELQNNDSSNFEQLLSFIKPKAEQMVPGNVREDTLGRIREYLDDVIQ
- the YSA1 gene encoding ADP-ribose diphosphatase (EggNog:ENOG503NZ8Q; COG:L) — encoded protein: MTKPSPYKAQLVSVEDISQGKWIQTRQINYKDPNGQDRVWEMAVRTTRTETTNTDAVSILALLKHPQKPTEIVFTKQFRPPTGKVVIELPAGLIDPKESVESTAIRELIEETGYHGKVLSSTLDQVELFSDPGLTNANMAFTTMEVDLTQPENINPQPELEPGEFIETFTLPLTNLLDELLDVCKKEGCVIDARLYHYAAGLKMASMTS
- a CDS encoding uncharacterized protein (EggNog:ENOG503P6HR); protein product: MSEQPEICSLCLGGDTDVPPFGSLDDARDLIHPCSTCSIVVHRKCLLDWFNASPSDKLRIFEPTSLEDSTHELVSTSNVRPGPVHNDLEIGHPSDTTDIRINLSTNNLNNWVTSLMNPSNPLLPANRRSTVFILAPCPQCKNEIVFSMKRSPVLTFNTGVRSMLSKGLQYSGLFLGVTSAVTGVVSMGYIALTSCGLKMMNGIVPEPILVKMLTKNAASQSSLSMLSSLLVNTTNNTNNYGLDNLETALSRGLIDPFKFSRIPILPIILYRMRQSSFVQCVFQNFHKEVKLSNWFAEFMISGYISSLGNHQLARIVYQNVLNNVSSVIRNPLTFYKYLNVFKGVDFWNTNNMISMLIPARILYDLLFRVTLNQLHFDIAMKVRPRTIANNMPEHEFDEFELLNNKLNNIRILLKDYTTPKKDEDSLSQWINSKVNVLKTLFKDGLILKYIRLKVYLSMLKAKACLKDDYSETFSYRSFTLRCLTTVAWPFVSSKLGSFVNAVISKGINSRVPQENVMFLSNLIALVLVVLAKDIVNVYITNQKKNQLAKLSVINFDSNADLEVVFGSQTDLATEIQDINRELEEFTTTSFPGGFEIDMY